In Janthinobacterium agaricidamnosum NBRC 102515 = DSM 9628, the DNA window GTCGCCTTCCCAGCTGTCGACGCGCGGCGCGATATCGAGAAAGTAAATATCGTTTTCCTGCAAGATCACGCCCGGTTCGGACGCCTGTTTCATCGGCTTCATGGTGTTCTTGCCGAAGCGCACCCGGGTCGGGTGCCAGCTCAATGCCAGGCCGGCCTCGGTCAACACTTTCTTGGCCATCTCCACCGCGTCTTCTTCCAGCATGCCGGGACGGATGTTGGCGGAAATGGCGCGGATGGCCTGGCGGGTTTTGTTACGCGCCAACAGCATGCCGTCGTCGGAATAAGCGGGACCGACACGTTCGGCTTCGGCTGCAATCGTGGTACTTTTCATCATTTATTTCCTCAAGATGCGGTGCGTATCGAATGCCGCTCCGGTAAGGAAATTATCGATGGCGCCGCTATGTGGCGCTGGGCTAAGTACCGCGTTATTCGGACAGCATCGTCGGCTTTCCTGCCACGCAGGTTCCAGCGACGGTCAGGCGTCGCCGTGATGCGAAAAGTTGATGCGATATTGCTTGGCAGATACCCCCAGCCGCTTCAGGAACACTAGCCGCATCTGGTCGGCATTGCCGAAACCGCAGCGGTAGGCCACGGTTTTCAGCGGTTCGGCATCGCGTTCCAGCATCACGCGGGCGGCGTCGACCCGCACGCTTTCTATGAATTCGGCCGGCGTCACCTTGGCGACACGCGCAAACACGCGCGCGAAGTTGCGCGGACTCATAGCGACGATACGGGCCAGGTCCTCGACCTTCAATTCCTCGTTCAAATGGTCGAGCACGTATTGCTGCACTTGCGCCACCGGCGACGACGCTTCCACCAGCGGCGTCAGGTAGGGACTGAATTGCGACTGGCCGCCACGCCGCTGGGTGAACACCACCAGCCGCTTGGCGACGCTGAGCGAGACGTCCGGGCCATGATCCTGCGCCAGCAAATACAGCGACAAGTCGATGCCGGCGGTGACGCCGGCCGAGGTGTACAGATTACCGTCACGCACATAAATGCTGTCGGCATCGACCCTGGTCTTGATGAACGCCTCGGCCAGCGCCGGCGCATCGTTCCAGTGGGTAGTCACGGTTTTACCGTCGAGCAAACCGGCGTGCGCCAGCAAGAACGCGCCATTGCAAATCGAGCCATAGCGCCGCGCCCGGGCCGATGCGGCCACCAGCCAGGCGGAAAACTCGGCATCCCTGGCCTGCTCCGGCAAGTCCGGCCCGCCGGCCATCAGCAGCAAGTCGAAGCTTGCATCGGATTCAGAATAATGCTGATGGGCGGCAATCGGCAAACCATTCGAACAGGCGATCGTGCCGCGCCGGGTGCCCAGCACGGTGATCCGGTATTGCTGGTCTGACGGCAAGAAACGGTTCGCTTCGGCAAACACATCCATCGGCCCGGCCACATCCAGCGCCTGTACGCCGGGAAAGATCAAGATTGCGACTGTGCGCATGGATGCCCTTATGTATTGAAAGAATCAGGCGCCGCGCGCCTGCGCCACGACCTCTGCGATCATGTCGGCCGTCACCGCCGACAAGGTCCAGCCCAGATGCCCATGGCCGGTATTGTAGAACACGCACGGCGCGCGGCCGCGCCCCACTCTCGGCAACATGGCCGGCAACATCGGCCGCAAGCCGGCCCAGGGAATCACGCTGCGCGTGCTGACGCCCGGAAAACACTGTTCGACCCAGTCGATCAGTGGACGGATGCGGTCGGCGCGGATATCGCGGTTATCGCCATGAAACTCGGCGCTGCCGGCGACCCGCAAGCGGTCGTCGCCGAGCCGGCTGCTGACCAGCTTGACGGCGTCGTCGCACAAGCTCACTTGCGGCGCGCCGGTCCGGCTTGGTGCATCGGGCAAATTGACGGTGATCGAATATCCTTTCACAGGATAAATATTGAGCCGGTCGCCCAGCCCGGCCGCAAACGCCCGGCTGGCCACCCCGGCGCACACCACCACGCCATCGAACTGCCAGGTTTCATCCCGCGTCGCCACGCGGACACGGCGGCCGTCGGTCGTCAACGCGGTGATCTGTTGCCCGTAACGGCAATCGACGCCGAGCCGGACAATGGCGGCGGCCAGGCCGCTGCTAAATTTGTGGATGTCGCCGCTGGCGTCGCTGTCGGTGTAGTGGCCGCCATAATAATGACCGGCCAGCGCCGGTTCGATGGCCCGCATTTCCGCCGGCGTCACGGCGCGGCGCTGCAGTCCGCCCCGCGCCAGCAATCTGGACACGCCCAGCGCATGCTCGAAACCGGCCTTGTCGCGGCAGAGATGCAAGATGCCCTGGCGCCGCAAGTCGAAAGCAATACCTTCCGCCTCGGCCGATGCATACAGATGCTGCCGCGCGGCGATGGCCATCCGCGCCGCCTGCACGGTATTGCGTTCATAGCCGGGAATCGCGGCGATGAATTCGGCAAACCACGACAACTTGTGCCAGCCCGGTAGCGGATGCACCAGCAGCGGCGCATCCTTCTTCAACATCCATTTCAATCCCTTCAGCACATTCGCGCCATGGTTCCACGCTTCCGCGTTCGAGGCGGACAATTGGCCGCCATTCGCGAACGAGGTTTCCATCGCGGCGTAGCGCTGCCGTTCGATCAGCGTCACGGCAAAGCCGCGCCTGGCCAAGGCATACGCCGTCGTCACGCCGGTGATGCCGGCGCCGATCACGGCCACGGTTTTCATGGCGCCGTCACCTTGCGCACCAGCGTATCGGCCACCGTCAATGGCCGGCCGGCGCCATCGGAGACATACATCGGCAATACCGGCCGGCCGCTGGCCCGTTCCAGCAACAGCGAATGCGCTTCGTTCTTCTTGAATAAATGGCCTTCGGCCCATTGCCGCAATGCCACCACCACCGGGAATAATTTCAAGCCCTTGTCGGTCAGCACGTATTCCTGGTAGGCGCTGCCATCGGATGCGGGCGCGGCTGCGAAGATGCCCTCTTCGACCAGCGTATGCAAGCGGTCGGTCAGGATATTGCGCGCCACCCCCAGGCTTTTATGGAATTCGCCGAAGCGGCGCATGCCGTCGAACGCGTCGCGTATCAGCAGCAGACACCAGCGGTCGCCGATCACATCGAGCGCACGCGCCACCGGACAATGGTCGCCCTTCAAACTCTTTCGTTTCGCCATGATTTACCTGCCTGAATGGGGATAGTAGTTGCATTTTAAAACTGAAACCATCACACCTCAAGAAGTTTCAATTTGCTACTACATTCAGGAATTCATCATGTCCGAGGCGCACATCAGCCAGTCTCTGCCCTTGATCAGGCCCGGCTCGCTCAATCGCCGCGGCACGCGCCAAAGGTGGCGCGTGCCATGAAACCAGGAGTTACAGCTTGATCTCGGTGCCCAGCAAGGCCAGGAATTGCGACAGCCACTGCGGGTGCGCGGGCCAGGCCGGCGCGGTGACGAAATTGTCGTCGGTCACCGCGTGCGTCACGTCGATATCGGCATACTCGCCGCCGGCCAGCCGCACTTCCGGCGCGCACGCCGGGTAGGCGGAAATCAGCTTGCCGCGGATCACGTCGGCGGCGGCCAGCAATTGCGCGCCATGGCACACCGCCGCGATCGGTTTTCTGGCCGATGCGAACAGGCGTACGATGTCGATCACGCGCGGGTTCAGGCGCAGGTATTCCGGCGCGCGGCCGCCGGCGATCATCAGCGCGTCGTAACTGGCGGCGTCGATGTCGTCGAAACTGGCGTTGAGGGCAAACAGATGGCCCGGCTTTTCAGTATACGTTTGGTCGCCTTCGAAATCGTGGATCGCGGTCTTGATCTTGTCGCCGCTTTTCTTGCCGGGACACACAGCATGCACCGTATGGCCCACCATGATCAGGGCCTGGAACGGCACCATCGTTTCATAATCTTCCGCAAAATCGCCCGTCAAAAACAGAATTTTCTTCGCCGCCATTTGATTCTCCTATGAAAGATCGTTTCGATAAATTGGCTTACCAACTTTATAACTATCCTTATCTTAGCCTGTTCGTACCTGTTTTACCGGTTTTCCTGATAATTTCGATGGACTTTTACCGCATCCGGAGAGTCCAACATGCACACCAACGATAACAGCAGCCGCGATTTCCCCTTGTCAGCCGGCATCTTGCTGGGCCTCGGCCTGGGCGGCTTTTTCGATGGCATCGTATTGCATCAGCTATTGCAATGGCACCATATGCTATCGAGCACAGGGTATCCCGCCACCACGCTGGGCAACCTGAAATTCGAGGTGGTCTGGGATGGCATCTTTCATGCATCGACTTATATCTTCGTGCTGGCCGGCCTGCTGATTTTATGGCGCGCGGCACGCCGCCATCACGCCATCTGGTCGGGAAAATTATTGGGCGGCAGCATACTGGCCGGCTTTGGCCTGTTCAACCTGCTGGAGGGCAGCATCGACCATCATCTGCTGAAAATTCACCACGTGAATGAAACCGTACCGCTGCAGCAATGGCTGTATTGGGACCTGGCTTTCCTGGCATGGGGCGCGCTGATGCTGCTGGCCGGCTGGCGGCTGTGGCGGGCCGGTAAAAGGCAAAG includes these proteins:
- a CDS encoding GlxA family transcriptional regulator; the encoded protein is MRTVAILIFPGVQALDVAGPMDVFAEANRFLPSDQQYRITVLGTRRGTIACSNGLPIAAHQHYSESDASFDLLLMAGGPDLPEQARDAEFSAWLVAASARARRYGSICNGAFLLAHAGLLDGKTVTTHWNDAPALAEAFIKTRVDADSIYVRDGNLYTSAGVTAGIDLSLYLLAQDHGPDVSLSVAKRLVVFTQRRGGQSQFSPYLTPLVEASSPVAQVQQYVLDHLNEELKVEDLARIVAMSPRNFARVFARVAKVTPAEFIESVRVDAARVMLERDAEPLKTVAYRCGFGNADQMRLVFLKRLGVSAKQYRINFSHHGDA
- a CDS encoding D-amino acid dehydrogenase, with translation MKTVAVIGAGITGVTTAYALARRGFAVTLIERQRYAAMETSFANGGQLSASNAEAWNHGANVLKGLKWMLKKDAPLLVHPLPGWHKLSWFAEFIAAIPGYERNTVQAARMAIAARQHLYASAEAEGIAFDLRRQGILHLCRDKAGFEHALGVSRLLARGGLQRRAVTPAEMRAIEPALAGHYYGGHYTDSDASGDIHKFSSGLAAAIVRLGVDCRYGQQITALTTDGRRVRVATRDETWQFDGVVVCAGVASRAFAAGLGDRLNIYPVKGYSITVNLPDAPSRTGAPQVSLCDDAVKLVSSRLGDDRLRVAGSAEFHGDNRDIRADRIRPLIDWVEQCFPGVSTRSVIPWAGLRPMLPAMLPRVGRGRAPCVFYNTGHGHLGWTLSAVTADMIAEVVAQARGA
- a CDS encoding winged helix-turn-helix transcriptional regulator, with the translated sequence MAKRKSLKGDHCPVARALDVIGDRWCLLLIRDAFDGMRRFGEFHKSLGVARNILTDRLHTLVEEGIFAAAPASDGSAYQEYVLTDKGLKLFPVVVALRQWAEGHLFKKNEAHSLLLERASGRPVLPMYVSDGAGRPLTVADTLVRKVTAP
- a CDS encoding DJ-1/PfpI family protein, with product MAAKKILFLTGDFAEDYETMVPFQALIMVGHTVHAVCPGKKSGDKIKTAIHDFEGDQTYTEKPGHLFALNASFDDIDAASYDALMIAGGRAPEYLRLNPRVIDIVRLFASARKPIAAVCHGAQLLAAADVIRGKLISAYPACAPEVRLAGGEYADIDVTHAVTDDNFVTAPAWPAHPQWLSQFLALLGTEIKL
- a CDS encoding DUF2243 domain-containing protein produces the protein MHTNDNSSRDFPLSAGILLGLGLGGFFDGIVLHQLLQWHHMLSSTGYPATTLGNLKFEVVWDGIFHASTYIFVLAGLLILWRAARRHHAIWSGKLLGGSILAGFGLFNLLEGSIDHHLLKIHHVNETVPLQQWLYWDLAFLAWGALMLLAGWRLWRAGKRQSGRGRMV